A stretch of Metabacillus sp. FJAT-52054 DNA encodes these proteins:
- a CDS encoding antibiotic biosynthesis monooxygenase, translated as MKLYMTFGTADYLEGIVTSNSNETMLLMHTDDNAMLIHETDGETVLKEPKKYEVLDSSGSFEQAGFAVLNNIPVTEEGKPLFEQRFSERARMIESEPGFAAIRVLRPMRDDTYVILTLWEDEASFKNWQQSKAYEHAHKKRGTSDGVDQKSIFPRPSYVTTYQVLK; from the coding sequence ATGAAATTGTACATGACATTTGGAACGGCTGATTATTTAGAAGGAATCGTAACATCGAATTCGAATGAAACCATGCTGCTTATGCATACAGATGACAATGCGATGCTGATTCACGAAACGGACGGAGAGACCGTGCTGAAGGAACCTAAAAAGTATGAGGTTCTGGATTCTTCCGGTTCCTTCGAACAGGCGGGTTTTGCAGTACTGAACAACATCCCTGTTACGGAAGAAGGAAAACCGCTCTTTGAACAGCGATTTAGCGAAAGAGCGAGAATGATTGAAAGCGAGCCAGGTTTTGCGGCAATCAGGGTGCTACGCCCAATGCGCGATGACACTTACGTGATCCTGACATTATGGGAGGATGAAGCATCCTTCAAAAATTGGCAGCAATCGAAAGCTTATGAGCATGCTCATAAAAAAAGAGGCACCTCAGATGGAGTGGATCAAAAATCAATTTTCCCGCGTCCATCCTATGTTACAACCTATCAAGTACTAAAATAA
- a CDS encoding M20 family metallopeptidase, which yields MLTEIYGELDGYYEEMVEIRRHLHQHPELSFQEYNTAAFIKEYYERLGVEVKDKVGGNGLTALIKGGKPGKTVAFRADFDALPIQDEKSVPYKSTVPGVMHACGHDGHTALLLVFAKVMLKHQEQLSGNILLIHQHAEEYAPGGAKNMIEAGSLEGADAVFGTHLWSIAPLGTIQYRTGPIMAAADRFEIVIKGKGGHGAQPHLTKDAIVIGAQVISNLQQIVSRKVDPVEAAVVSVGTFKAENAFNIIADTAKLIGTARTFKEEVRDQAEQEVERAVKAACLLYDADYTCLYDRGYPAVVNHEKETLFVKEIAGGIPGVNNVEESPLQMGGEDFAYYLQERKGSFFFTGAMPADPEAAQPHHHPKFDFDEKAMLIAAKTFASLFVNYEHEAADQTSTVNAAVN from the coding sequence ATGCTTACAGAGATTTACGGGGAACTGGACGGATACTATGAAGAAATGGTTGAGATCCGCAGGCATTTACACCAGCATCCTGAGCTTTCGTTCCAAGAATATAATACTGCTGCCTTTATTAAGGAGTACTATGAACGCCTTGGAGTTGAAGTAAAGGATAAGGTGGGAGGCAATGGTCTGACTGCATTAATTAAAGGCGGTAAACCAGGGAAAACAGTAGCTTTCCGTGCAGATTTTGATGCACTTCCCATTCAGGATGAAAAATCGGTTCCTTACAAATCAACCGTTCCAGGTGTCATGCATGCGTGCGGCCATGACGGACATACCGCACTGCTCCTTGTTTTTGCAAAGGTTATGCTGAAGCATCAGGAACAGTTGAGCGGGAATATTCTTCTTATTCATCAGCATGCAGAGGAATATGCGCCAGGAGGAGCAAAAAACATGATAGAGGCGGGATCTCTGGAAGGTGCGGATGCCGTGTTTGGCACTCATCTTTGGTCCATAGCCCCTCTTGGAACGATTCAATACCGTACTGGACCCATTATGGCCGCTGCTGACCGTTTTGAGATTGTTATAAAAGGAAAGGGCGGGCACGGCGCACAGCCTCACCTAACAAAGGATGCCATTGTGATTGGTGCTCAGGTGATTTCAAACCTGCAGCAGATTGTCAGCAGAAAAGTGGATCCTGTTGAAGCGGCAGTCGTATCAGTGGGCACGTTTAAAGCGGAAAATGCCTTTAATATCATTGCGGATACAGCAAAATTAATCGGTACAGCCAGAACCTTTAAGGAAGAAGTAAGAGACCAGGCGGAGCAGGAAGTTGAACGGGCCGTAAAGGCGGCATGCCTGCTTTATGATGCTGATTATACATGCCTCTATGACAGGGGATATCCGGCTGTCGTCAATCATGAGAAAGAAACACTGTTTGTGAAAGAAATCGCAGGCGGCATTCCCGGTGTAAACAATGTTGAGGAAAGTCCACTGCAAATGGGAGGGGAGGATTTTGCTTATTATCTTCAGGAGCGGAAAGGCAGCTTCTTCTTCACAGGAGCAATGCCGGCGGATCCAGAAGCAGCCCAGCCTCACCATCACCCCAAATTTGATTTTGATGAAAAGGCCATGCTGATTGCAGCAAAGACCTTTGCTTCACTTTTTGTGAATTATGAGCATGAAGCAGCCGATCAGACTAGTACTGTAAATGCAGCAGTCAATTAA
- a CDS encoding ABC transporter ATP-binding protein, which yields MTLLHVDGVTGGYTRNPVLKDVSFTLEKGQIVGLIGLNGAGKSTAIKHIIGLMEPRKGKISINGQTFDENHETYRQQFTFIPETPILYEEMTLHEHLELTAMAYGLSKTEFEARLTPLIKEFRMEKRLKWFPAHFSKGMKQKVMIMCAFLVEPELYIIDEPFVGLDPLAINSLLEQMNTAKKRGAGILMSTHILATAERYCDAFIILHNGEVRAKGTLSDLQREFGMTGANLDDLYIQLTKEEEYEERS from the coding sequence ATGACACTTTTGCATGTAGATGGCGTAACGGGGGGATATACCCGAAACCCAGTTTTAAAGGATGTTTCGTTTACCTTGGAAAAAGGCCAGATCGTCGGACTGATCGGCTTAAACGGAGCTGGAAAGAGTACAGCAATCAAGCACATAATCGGATTAATGGAGCCGAGAAAAGGCAAGATTTCCATTAATGGGCAGACATTTGATGAAAATCACGAAACCTATAGGCAGCAATTTACGTTTATCCCTGAAACACCGATTCTTTATGAAGAAATGACGCTGCATGAGCATCTTGAGCTCACGGCGATGGCATACGGTCTTTCTAAAACGGAATTTGAAGCAAGACTCACGCCGCTAATCAAAGAATTCAGAATGGAAAAAAGGCTGAAATGGTTTCCGGCTCACTTTTCAAAAGGTATGAAGCAGAAGGTAATGATTATGTGTGCCTTCCTGGTGGAGCCTGAGCTCTATATAATCGACGAACCGTTTGTTGGTCTGGACCCGCTCGCAATCAATTCATTGCTTGAGCAGATGAACACGGCTAAAAAAAGGGGAGCGGGCATCCTCATGTCCACACATATTTTGGCAACAGCAGAACGATACTGTGATGCCTTTATTATTTTACATAACGGAGAAGTCCGTGCAAAAGGGACGCTTAGTGATTTGCAGAGAGAGTTTGGGATGACCGGAGCCAATCTTGATGACTTATACATTCAGCTGACAAAGGAAGAAGAATATGAAGAACGTTCTTGA
- the serC gene encoding 3-phosphoserine/phosphohydroxythreonine transaminase, whose translation MVRALNFSAGPAALPLPVLEKAQKEFVNYQGTGMSIMEMSHRGKHYDAVHSGAKARLKNLMNVPDTHEILFLQGGASLQFSMVPINFLKKNETAGYILTGSWSEKALKEAEKIGKTKVIASSKESLYRSIPSRSEWGDEKDLAYLHITSNNTIYGTQWHEFPDTNVPLVADMSSDILSRPVDTGKFGLIYAGAQKNLGPSGVTVIIANKQWLSQSTNSLSKFLDYNTHASADSLYNTPPTFAIYMLGLVLEWAEEQGGTEGLERKNKEKSALLYDSIESSEGFYRGHALNGSGSHMNVTFTLPDQDLEKDFLAKASEHGFIGLNGHRSIGGCRASIYNAVPYEACEKLAEFMNSYRKNHSARSFTFQ comes from the coding sequence ATGGTGAGAGCTTTGAATTTCAGCGCAGGTCCTGCTGCCTTGCCGCTGCCAGTACTGGAAAAAGCACAAAAGGAATTCGTTAATTACCAGGGCACCGGTATGTCGATCATGGAAATGAGTCACAGAGGCAAGCATTATGATGCAGTCCATAGCGGGGCGAAAGCACGTTTAAAAAACCTGATGAATGTTCCGGATACACATGAAATCCTGTTCCTCCAAGGGGGAGCAAGTCTTCAATTTTCAATGGTTCCGATTAATTTTCTAAAAAAGAATGAAACCGCGGGCTACATATTGACTGGTTCATGGTCGGAGAAAGCATTAAAGGAAGCCGAAAAGATAGGCAAGACAAAAGTAATCGCTTCTTCAAAAGAAAGTTTGTACCGTTCCATTCCTTCCCGTTCTGAATGGGGTGATGAGAAAGATCTTGCCTACCTTCACATTACATCCAACAACACCATCTATGGAACGCAGTGGCATGAGTTCCCTGACACAAACGTTCCTCTTGTTGCGGATATGTCCAGTGATATTCTGTCCCGTCCAGTGGATACAGGCAAGTTCGGTCTCATCTACGCCGGTGCTCAAAAAAATCTCGGTCCTTCTGGAGTGACCGTCATCATCGCGAATAAACAGTGGCTAAGCCAGAGCACAAACAGCCTGTCTAAATTTCTGGATTACAACACTCACGCTTCCGCTGATTCTCTTTATAATACACCGCCGACTTTTGCGATTTATATGCTCGGACTTGTACTGGAATGGGCAGAGGAACAAGGCGGCACCGAAGGTCTCGAAAGGAAGAACAAGGAAAAATCAGCTCTTCTTTATGATTCAATTGAGAGCAGCGAAGGCTTTTACAGAGGGCATGCCCTTAATGGAAGCGGGAGCCATATGAACGTAACCTTTACCCTCCCTGATCAGGATCTCGAAAAGGATTTTCTTGCAAAAGCTTCCGAGCATGGATTTATCGGTTTGAACGGTCACCGCAGTATCGGAGGCTGCCGCGCCTCCATCTATAATGCAGTCCCCTATGAAGCATGTGAAAAGCTGGCCGAATTTATGAACAGCTACAGGAAAAATCATTCTGCCCGTTCTTTTACTTTTCAATAA
- the hemH gene encoding ferrochelatase, with protein MMKKKMGLLVMAYGTPYKEEDIERYYTHIRRGRPPAPEMLQDLKDRYEAIGGISPLAKITLDQAEKLEQHLNSIQDTIEFNMYLGLKHIEPFVEDAVKQMHEDGITEAVSIVLAPHYSTFSIKSYNGRAKEEAEKLGGLTITSVESWYQEPKFIRYWSDRVKETFNAMSEEERAKAVLIVSAHSLPEKIIAAGDPYPDQLKETAELITEAAGVDNYAIGWQSAGNTPDPWIGPDVQDLTRELYEEKGFRSFVYTPVGFVADHLEVLFDNDYECKVVTDELGAAYYRPEMPNDQAEFIDCLAAVIMKHLQK; from the coding sequence ATGATGAAAAAGAAGATGGGACTTCTTGTGATGGCTTACGGAACTCCATATAAAGAAGAGGATATTGAGCGCTATTATACGCATATCCGCCGCGGCAGACCTCCTGCTCCTGAAATGCTGCAGGATTTAAAGGACCGCTATGAAGCAATTGGCGGGATCTCTCCTCTTGCCAAAATCACTCTTGATCAGGCAGAAAAGCTAGAGCAGCACTTAAACAGCATCCAGGATACCATTGAATTTAACATGTATCTTGGCCTGAAGCATATTGAACCTTTCGTTGAAGATGCAGTGAAGCAAATGCATGAGGACGGCATAACAGAGGCCGTAAGCATTGTTCTTGCTCCGCATTATTCTACCTTCAGCATCAAATCCTATAATGGACGGGCAAAGGAAGAAGCCGAAAAACTTGGCGGGCTTACCATTACTTCTGTTGAAAGCTGGTATCAGGAGCCGAAGTTTATCCGCTATTGGTCGGACAGAGTAAAAGAAACGTTTAATGCCATGTCCGAAGAAGAACGGGCAAAAGCAGTACTGATCGTTTCTGCCCACAGTCTTCCTGAGAAAATCATTGCAGCAGGCGATCCTTATCCGGATCAGCTTAAAGAAACAGCTGAGCTGATTACAGAGGCTGCAGGTGTTGACAATTATGCCATTGGCTGGCAGAGTGCAGGAAATACCCCAGATCCTTGGATTGGACCGGATGTTCAGGATTTAACACGCGAGCTATATGAGGAAAAAGGCTTCCGCAGCTTTGTTTATACGCCTGTTGGATTTGTTGCCGATCACCTTGAAGTTCTTTTTGATAATGATTACGAATGCAAGGTTGTAACAGACGAACTTGGTGCAGCCTACTACCGTCCTGAAATGCCGAACGATCAGGCTGAATTTATTGATTGCCTTGCAGCTGTCATAATGAAGCATCTTCAAAAGTAA
- the hemE gene encoding uroporphyrinogen decarboxylase: MESKQFNDAFLKACRGEKTDHVPLWFMRQAGRSQPEYRKIKEKYGLFEITHQPELSAYVTRLPVEQYNTDAAILYKDIMTPLPAIGVDVEIKTGIGPVISNPIRSLSDVEKLGEINPEQDIPYILETIRILTQEQLNVPLIGFAGAPFTLASYMIEGGPSKNYNKTKAFMYAEPKAWFALMDKLADTMITYVESQVKAGAKAIQIFDSWVGALNVQDYRTFIKPVMNRIFTSLAPLNVPLIMFGVGASHLAKEWHDLPLDVVGLDWRLPINEARAMGLTKTLQGNLDPAILLAPWHVIEERLKEILDEGMKSDSYVFNLGHGVFPEVQPATLKKVASFVHEYSASNK, translated from the coding sequence ATGGAGTCTAAACAATTCAATGATGCTTTTTTAAAGGCATGCAGAGGGGAAAAAACAGATCACGTGCCGCTATGGTTTATGAGGCAGGCAGGACGCTCCCAGCCGGAGTACCGCAAGATAAAGGAAAAGTACGGTCTTTTTGAAATTACCCATCAGCCTGAGCTATCCGCCTATGTGACGAGGCTGCCGGTTGAGCAATATAATACAGATGCAGCCATTCTTTATAAAGATATTATGACGCCGCTTCCTGCAATCGGTGTAGATGTAGAAATTAAAACAGGCATTGGTCCTGTAATCAGCAATCCAATCCGGAGCCTTAGTGATGTTGAAAAGCTTGGAGAGATAAATCCGGAGCAGGACATTCCCTATATTCTTGAAACCATCCGGATCCTCACACAGGAACAGCTGAACGTGCCGCTTATCGGTTTTGCAGGAGCGCCATTTACCCTTGCGAGCTACATGATAGAAGGCGGCCCATCAAAAAATTACAATAAAACGAAAGCGTTCATGTACGCAGAACCGAAAGCATGGTTCGCTCTTATGGACAAGCTTGCTGATACGATGATTACGTATGTGGAGTCACAGGTGAAAGCAGGAGCAAAAGCGATCCAAATTTTTGATTCCTGGGTTGGTGCCTTGAATGTGCAGGATTACCGTACCTTTATAAAACCAGTGATGAACCGGATCTTTACAAGCCTGGCACCTCTTAATGTTCCGCTTATTATGTTCGGCGTCGGTGCGAGTCACTTAGCGAAGGAATGGCATGACCTGCCGCTCGATGTAGTGGGTCTTGACTGGAGATTGCCGATTAACGAAGCACGTGCTATGGGTCTGACGAAGACGCTGCAGGGCAATCTGGATCCTGCCATATTGCTTGCCCCGTGGCATGTCATTGAGGAGCGTTTGAAAGAGATCCTGGACGAGGGAATGAAATCCGACAGCTATGTGTTTAATCTTGGGCACGGAGTATTCCCGGAAGTTCAGCCGGCAACGTTAAAAAAAGTAGCGTCTTTTGTTCACGAATATTCCGCTTCAAATAAATGA
- a CDS encoding PBP1A family penicillin-binding protein, producing the protein MKRLIVRAGTAAAILIIISIAGYLFILLTGNAMIDEKKLVLPSATRLVDMNGKEITRLYEQNREIVSIKEVPEHVQRAFIAVEDRRFYEHSGIDLKSIGRAVYKDFTAGSKVEGGSTITQQLAKNIFLSNEKSWLRKTKEAMIAINLENKYSKEKLLEMYLNQLYFGHGAYGVEAASQYFFQKNVSELTVSEGAMLASLPKAPTSYSPILHPGKSKERRDTVLSLMQEQGYLTAEDTVRLQGKTLALNISKKMDHPWLYSYVDLVMDEAEKSYSISSQELLRGGYTIQVPLQQDIQKRAYDLFQSNSYFPGTDQNAQGSFVLLDNRSGGVMAAIGGRDYTPKGYNRVTSKRQPGSTFKPLAVYGPAMEEKLYEPYSLLSDSYQTYAGSYAPENNDDRYSGQVTMYDALIKSKNAPAVWTMNELGVNNSKSYLEKQGVPVPDKGLAIALGGLKEGVNPLQLANAYRVFPEAGVYSEPYFIEKIEDRDKKVIAEKQQKKVRIYSAQTAWNMTRMLQHVVSEGTAKSGSYTGELAGKTGTTSYPEKKGAVMDAWFAGYTPDVTGALWMGYDQTSRDKHLNGGSAYPARLFKKILNESETIQKTAFAVPKGADDLESPIRLKPLEQVDADFAFNPLGLVTVSLKWKKQEDPRVEYRIYEKSGENEKLIGKVKNDSTYEIPFSNVFSSASYKVVPFNEQTKQEGKGTPYAEPKIFSGR; encoded by the coding sequence ATGAAACGTCTAATTGTAAGGGCAGGCACTGCAGCAGCAATTTTAATAATTATTTCCATCGCCGGGTACTTGTTTATCCTGCTTACCGGAAATGCAATGATTGACGAGAAGAAGTTAGTGCTCCCATCAGCTACTAGGCTTGTAGATATGAATGGAAAGGAAATCACCCGTCTCTATGAGCAGAATCGGGAGATTGTCTCTATCAAAGAGGTGCCGGAGCATGTCCAGCGGGCCTTTATTGCCGTGGAGGACCGCAGATTTTATGAGCATAGCGGGATTGATCTGAAATCAATTGGACGGGCTGTTTATAAAGATTTTACTGCCGGAAGCAAGGTAGAGGGCGGAAGTACGATAACGCAGCAGCTCGCTAAAAATATTTTTTTATCAAATGAAAAGTCCTGGCTTCGAAAAACGAAAGAAGCGATGATCGCCATTAATCTTGAAAACAAATACAGCAAGGAAAAACTGCTGGAAATGTATTTGAATCAACTGTACTTCGGTCATGGAGCCTACGGTGTCGAAGCCGCTTCCCAATATTTTTTTCAGAAGAACGTGTCTGAGCTGACCGTTTCCGAAGGAGCGATGCTCGCATCTCTTCCCAAGGCACCGACCTCTTATTCTCCCATTCTTCACCCTGGGAAGTCGAAAGAACGAAGAGATACGGTTCTTTCATTAATGCAGGAGCAGGGTTATTTGACAGCTGAGGATACAGTCAGGCTGCAAGGGAAAACCCTTGCACTCAATATCAGCAAAAAAATGGATCATCCCTGGCTCTACAGCTATGTCGACCTCGTCATGGATGAAGCAGAGAAATCGTACTCAATCTCCAGCCAGGAGCTGCTAAGAGGAGGGTATACCATCCAGGTTCCTCTGCAGCAGGATATTCAAAAAAGAGCGTATGACCTGTTTCAATCGAACAGCTACTTTCCTGGAACCGATCAGAATGCACAAGGGTCCTTTGTATTGCTCGACAACCGTTCAGGAGGCGTTATGGCTGCTATTGGCGGAAGGGACTATACACCTAAAGGCTACAACCGAGTGACTTCGAAAAGACAGCCTGGCTCTACTTTCAAACCGCTCGCAGTCTACGGTCCGGCAATGGAGGAAAAGCTTTATGAACCCTATTCCCTCCTCTCTGACTCCTATCAAACCTATGCTGGAAGCTATGCTCCGGAAAATAATGATGACCGTTATTCAGGCCAGGTTACGATGTATGATGCTTTAATCAAATCCAAAAATGCCCCTGCCGTTTGGACAATGAATGAGCTTGGGGTAAATAATAGCAAGTCCTATCTTGAAAAGCAGGGAGTTCCTGTTCCGGATAAAGGACTTGCCATTGCTCTTGGCGGATTGAAGGAAGGAGTCAATCCTTTGCAGCTTGCCAATGCGTATCGGGTCTTTCCGGAGGCAGGGGTATATTCAGAGCCTTATTTTATTGAAAAAATAGAGGATCGTGACAAAAAAGTCATCGCTGAGAAGCAGCAGAAAAAAGTTAGAATATATTCTGCTCAGACTGCCTGGAACATGACAAGGATGCTGCAGCATGTTGTTTCGGAAGGTACAGCGAAAAGCGGAAGCTACACAGGAGAATTGGCGGGTAAAACAGGGACGACCTCTTATCCGGAAAAGAAGGGGGCGGTCATGGATGCCTGGTTTGCAGGGTATACGCCTGACGTAACCGGTGCTTTATGGATGGGCTACGATCAAACCTCCAGGGATAAGCATCTTAATGGCGGGAGTGCCTATCCCGCCAGGCTGTTCAAGAAAATTTTGAATGAATCGGAAACCATACAGAAAACGGCCTTTGCTGTTCCCAAGGGAGCGGATGATCTCGAAAGCCCAATCCGATTAAAGCCGCTGGAACAGGTTGACGCGGATTTTGCTTTTAACCCGCTGGGACTCGTTACAGTTTCGTTAAAATGGAAAAAGCAGGAGGACCCGCGTGTAGAGTACAGAATCTATGAGAAATCCGGAGAAAACGAGAAGCTGATTGGAAAAGTCAAAAATGACAGCACCTATGAAATCCCATTCAGCAACGTCTTCTCATCAGCATCCTATAAAGTGGTCCCGTTTAATGAGCAGACCAAACAAGAGGGGAAAGGAACCCCATACGCAGAACCTAAAATCTTTTCGGGCAGATAA
- a CDS encoding tryptophan transporter: MKTRELVTMSLFVAIGLALHSIIPPIFLGMKPDMMLTMMFLGIALFPTLKNTLLLGVLTGILSALTTGFPGGQLPNIVDKPLTALAFFLLLTVAGKLASKLVTVSILTAAGTILSGVIFLGSALLIVGLPGGFTALFITVVLPATALNTIAISLIYPIVTSIHKRSKPISA, translated from the coding sequence ATGAAAACGAGAGAACTTGTTACAATGTCGCTGTTTGTTGCCATTGGCCTTGCTTTGCACAGTATTATTCCGCCTATATTCCTTGGAATGAAGCCGGACATGATGCTGACGATGATGTTTTTGGGAATTGCCCTTTTTCCAACCCTTAAAAACACACTGTTATTGGGAGTATTAACGGGTATATTATCAGCCTTGACGACTGGATTCCCAGGCGGACAGCTGCCGAACATCGTTGACAAGCCCCTTACAGCACTGGCATTCTTCCTGCTGCTGACAGTGGCTGGCAAACTGGCTTCTAAACTTGTAACAGTATCCATCCTTACTGCAGCCGGAACAATCCTTTCAGGAGTTATTTTCCTTGGAAGCGCGCTGCTGATCGTTGGGCTTCCTGGTGGATTTACCGCTCTGTTTATTACAGTGGTTCTTCCAGCCACAGCACTCAATACGATTGCAATCAGCTTGATTTACCCGATTGTTACATCCATTCATAAAAGATCAAAGCCAATTTCAGCTTAA
- a CDS encoding EcsC family protein, with protein sequence MSYEKEVLEEVLLWKKKFSKRPAFLQRKSKDIQAYVTARIPGKIHDALTESIRLMTEMTIKGSQWTNIEVPNLATLKEKDDAVRSLLSTYKKAAALEGAATGAGGFAAGMADFPLLLGIKMKFLYEAASIYGFSPKNLQERVCILMIFQLAFSSEPVREKTLSILERWETQPLPVEDMNWREFQQEYRDHIDLAKMLQLVPGIGAAVGGTVNYRLLNKLGETAIKAYQMRILSNGD encoded by the coding sequence ATGAGCTACGAAAAAGAAGTTCTGGAGGAAGTCCTGCTCTGGAAGAAGAAATTTTCGAAACGTCCGGCATTCCTGCAAAGAAAATCAAAGGACATTCAAGCATACGTGACTGCCCGCATACCCGGAAAAATACATGATGCCCTGACAGAAAGTATCCGGCTTATGACAGAAATGACGATAAAAGGTTCCCAATGGACCAATATAGAAGTGCCGAACCTCGCAACTCTTAAGGAAAAAGATGATGCCGTCCGGTCGCTTCTATCCACGTATAAAAAAGCAGCGGCGCTTGAAGGAGCAGCAACAGGTGCGGGAGGATTCGCAGCGGGTATGGCCGATTTCCCTCTGCTGCTCGGCATTAAAATGAAATTTTTATACGAAGCAGCGAGCATTTATGGTTTTTCACCGAAAAACCTGCAGGAGAGGGTCTGTATTTTAATGATTTTCCAGCTTGCCTTTTCAAGTGAACCTGTGAGGGAGAAAACGCTCAGTATACTGGAACGGTGGGAGACACAGCCTCTGCCTGTAGAAGATATGAACTGGCGTGAATTTCAGCAGGAATACCGGGATCATATAGATTTGGCTAAAATGCTTCAGCTCGTTCCTGGAATAGGGGCAGCTGTTGGAGGTACAGTAAATTACAGACTGCTAAACAAGCTTGGAGAAACCGCGATAAAGGCTTACCAAATGAGAATCCTGAGCAATGGTGATTGA
- a CDS encoding ABC transporter permease, with amino-acid sequence MKNVLDLWGARLEEHIKEIRSYLKYMLNDHLLIVMIFLLAGGALGYQSWLKQLPDDFPAEIIISIVFGALLIFSSVRTLFKEADLVFLLPLEKEMEKYLKKAKQFSYFQSLLPLIIVYLLLGPLYLAVSNDGMVYMYTGILLLILNYVNMECDWYVSFSQENSSALWDRAVRFALNTVLMFFALSQMPVYALIVAVVIALFVLYFKRISKGKGLKWDRLIRSENRKKQSFYRLANLFTDVPKLKKEAHRRAYLDWILNTIRYGKEHVYMYMFARAFIRGTDYLGIFFRLTVISGLILGFVEMSVTGAVLLTAGTIFLTGVQLIVLVRHFDMLSVPDLYPVAEESKSKSFLALLRNILFVQGLILGAVLLMKMEWIEGAAAIGGGIVFVLIFVNAYARKRMDKMYRG; translated from the coding sequence ATGAAGAACGTTCTTGACCTTTGGGGTGCCCGTCTTGAGGAGCACATTAAAGAAATCCGCTCTTATCTAAAATACATGCTGAATGACCATCTGCTCATTGTTATGATATTCCTTCTCGCTGGGGGCGCATTAGGCTACCAATCATGGCTGAAGCAGCTTCCTGATGATTTTCCTGCCGAGATCATCATCTCGATTGTATTCGGGGCATTGCTAATTTTCTCAAGCGTGAGAACACTGTTTAAGGAAGCAGATCTTGTCTTCCTGCTGCCGCTTGAAAAGGAAATGGAGAAATATTTAAAGAAGGCAAAGCAGTTCAGTTATTTTCAGTCACTGCTGCCGCTAATCATTGTGTATCTTCTGCTTGGTCCGCTTTATCTGGCAGTATCGAATGATGGAATGGTTTATATGTACACAGGGATTTTGCTCCTCATCCTGAATTATGTGAATATGGAATGTGATTGGTATGTTTCTTTTTCCCAAGAGAATTCGTCCGCTCTATGGGATCGTGCGGTGCGGTTTGCATTGAATACAGTGCTGATGTTTTTTGCGCTCTCTCAGATGCCTGTTTATGCATTGATTGTAGCTGTGGTGATTGCTCTGTTTGTGCTCTATTTTAAACGGATTTCAAAAGGGAAAGGTCTGAAATGGGATCGCCTCATCCGTTCTGAAAACCGTAAGAAGCAATCATTCTACAGGCTTGCCAATCTTTTTACCGATGTGCCGAAGCTGAAAAAAGAGGCGCACAGGAGAGCGTACCTGGATTGGATATTGAATACTATTCGCTATGGAAAAGAACATGTCTATATGTACATGTTTGCCAGAGCTTTTATTAGAGGCACCGACTATCTCGGAATCTTTTTCAGGCTGACGGTTATATCCGGTCTTATTTTGGGCTTTGTGGAAATGAGTGTAACCGGTGCGGTTCTTCTAACGGCTGGAACGATCTTTTTAACAGGCGTTCAGCTGATTGTACTCGTTCGGCATTTTGATATGCTTTCCGTGCCGGACCTATATCCTGTAGCTGAAGAAAGCAAAAGTAAAAGCTTTCTTGCTTTGCTGAGGAATATCCTGTTTGTTCAGGGGCTGATTCTGGGAGCCGTTCTTTTAATGAAAATGGAATGGATTGAGGGAGCAGCCGCTATTGGTGGGGGCATCGTTTTCGTCTTAATTTTCGTAAACGCTTATGCAAGGAAACGAATGGATAAGATGTACAGGGGGTAA
- a CDS encoding HIT family protein has translation MMSCIFCKIINGEIPGAKVFENEHVLAFLDISQVTKGHTLVVPKVHKENIYEMTPEISRHFFEAIPAITRSIKEQFQPEGLNLLNNNGEAAGQSVFHYHMHILPRYGKGDGFGAVWKTHTNDYTPEKLQEIASQIRDGINV, from the coding sequence TTGATGAGCTGTATTTTCTGCAAAATTATTAACGGGGAAATTCCCGGAGCGAAAGTTTTTGAAAATGAGCATGTTCTTGCTTTTCTGGATATCAGCCAGGTAACAAAAGGTCACACTCTTGTTGTTCCTAAAGTACATAAAGAAAACATTTATGAAATGACTCCTGAAATATCCCGTCATTTTTTTGAAGCGATTCCTGCCATCACTCGTTCCATTAAAGAGCAATTTCAGCCTGAAGGATTAAATTTGCTTAACAATAACGGGGAAGCAGCCGGACAGTCCGTCTTTCATTATCATATGCACATCCTTCCGCGCTACGGCAAAGGAGATGGATTTGGGGCAGTATGGAAAACTCATACGAATGACTACACTCCAGAAAAGCTTCAGGAGATCGCATCACAAATTCGTGATGGAATAAACGTATAA